In a genomic window of Gigantopelta aegis isolate Gae_Host chromosome 9, Gae_host_genome, whole genome shotgun sequence:
- the LOC121381530 gene encoding gamma-aminobutyric acid type B receptor subunit 1-like, whose amino-acid sequence MSGNIWRGDLSTLPPTQLAIALANNNSEILPDYEIKLIWNDTAASPTVSMRILFDFLYQKPTKLMLLGPNLSKNTVPVAEAASAWNLLQTTENFLDLWNAQNYSMVFVNQVSNIGLTLDTIERQEARIMICNFHFELAKRLFCEVYKRKLYGPKYVWILLGWIGTNWWNFSYPKVECSPEQIRTAQDGHFMTELTAEATEYSEVFGMTAELIKKYIVNVYAGFAFDAMISIALTLHEADKQGVVLEDFDYNNSTYVNTFKDIMSKVRFDGVTAQKPVKRATAIALPPEHAPGSPRLKNERSRKRSRKVTRIGMTVFTCVNH is encoded by the exons ATGTCTGGCAATATCTGGCGGGGAGATCTCAGCACTTTACCACCCACACAGCTGGCAATTGCCCTAGCCAACAACAATTCTGAAATCTTGCCTGACTACGAAATCAAACTCATATGGAATGATACAGCG GCATCACCAACAGTCTCGATGCGCATCCTGTTCGACTTCCTGTACCAGAAACCGACCAAGCTGATGCTGCTGGGACCGAACCTGTCCAAGAACACCGTGCCCGTGGCGGAGGCTGCGTCTGCCTGGAATCTCTTACAG ACGACAGAGAACTTCTTGGACCTGTGGAACGCTCAAAACTACTCGATGGTTTTCGTAAACCAGGTCTCTAACATCGGACTCACGCTAGACACAATAGAG AGACAAGAAGCTCGAATAATGATTTGCAATTTCCACTTTGAATTGGCAAAAAGATTGTTTTGCGAG GTTTATAAGAGGAAACTGTATGGTCCAAAATACGTGTGGATACTCTTAGGTTGGATTGGTACGAACTGGTGGAATTTCTCTTACCCAAAAGTTGAGTGTTCACCGGAACAAATTAGA ACTGCTCAGGACGGGCATTTTATGACCGAACTCACTGCAGAAGCTACTGAATACAGTGAAGTTTTCGGCATG ACTGCTGAACTAATTAAGAAGTACATAGTGAACGTATATGCTGGTTTTGCCTTCGATGCAATGATCAGCATTGCACTGACGTTACACGAGGCTGACAAACAGGGCGTGGTTCTCGAAGACTTCGACTACAACAACTCGACATACGTGAACACGTTCAAGGACATTATGTCTAAGGTTAGGTTTGACGGAGTGACG GCTCAAAAACCAGTCAAGCGAGCGACCGCGATCGCTTTGCCTCCTGAACATGCCCCAGGTTCTCCGCGCCTGAAGAATGAGAGGTCACGTAAACGGTCTCGTAAAGTCACTCGAATTGGGATGACTGTCTTCACGTGCGTTAATCACTAA